AGTCGCGTCCGACCCAAGATATTCCGCTGCTCAGGTTCAGCAATTGCTGGTCGAGCTGCTGGGCGCAGGCGTGAGCGATGAAGTGAAAAACTTCGTCACGCTGATTATCGAAAACGGCCGTTTCACTGTGCTTCCCGCCATCCGCGACTTGTATGAGTCGTACAAGGCTGCCGAAGCTGGCGAAGTGGAAGCGCAAATCGAATCGGCTTTCCCGCTCAATGCCGCTCAGGTCGAAGAACTCAAGACTTCGCTTGCCCAACACTTCAAACGCAAGGTGGCGGCTACAACCTCCACCAACCCCGAATTGATCGGCGGCGTAAAAGTGACGGTAGGTGATGTTGTGATCGACGCATCCATAGCCGGCAAGCTCTCTGAACTGGCGACGAGCCTGAAGAGTTAGGAGATTTTTAATGCAACTCAATCCGTCTGAAATCAGTGAACTGATTAAGGCCCGGATCCAGAACCTGTCCGAAGGCGCACAAACTGCGACCGTCGGCACGGTTGTGTCGGTCACCGACGGTATCGTCCGCGTTCACGGCTTGTCCGATGTAATGCAAGGCGAAATGCTGGAATTCCCGGGCAACACTTTCGGTCTGGCACTGAACCTGGAGCGTGACTCCGTTGGTGCCGTGGTGATGGGTGAATACACCCACATCTCCGAAGGCGATGAAGTCAAGTGTACCGGTCGTATTCTTGAAGTCCCGGTAGGTCCGGAACTGGTTGGCCGTGTGGTCAACTCGCTGGGTCAACCTATCGATGGCAAAGGCCCGATCAACGCCAAGCTGTCCAGCCCGATCGAAAAGATCGCGCCGGGCGTTATTGCGCGTCAATCGGTTGACCAGCCACTGCAAACTGGCCTGAAAGCCATCGACACCATGGTGCCGATCGGTCGTGGCCAGCGTGAGCTGATCATTGGTGACCGTCAGACCGGCAAGACTGCCGTTGCTCTGGACGCGATCATCAACCAGAAGGGTACTGGCGTTACATGTATCTACGTTGCGATTGGCCAGAAGGCTTCGTCGATTGCCAACGTAGTGCGCAAGCTGGAAGAACACGGCGCGCTGGCTCACACCATCGTGGTGGCTGCCGCTGCGTCTGAATCCGCTGCGCTGCAATACATTGCTGCTTACTCCGGTTGCGCAATGGGTGAGTACTTCCGCGATCGCGGCGAAGATGCCCTGATCGTATACGATGACTTGTCCAAGCAAGCCGTTGCTTACCGTCAAATCTCCCTGTTGCTGCGCCGTCCTCCGGGCCGCGAAGCATACCCGGGCGATGTGTTCTATCTGCACTCCCGTCTGCTCGAACGCGCTTCGCGTATCAATGCTGTTGAAGTTGAAAAACTGACTGGCGGCGAAGTGAAGGGCAAGACTGGTTCGCTGACTGCGCTGCCTATTATCGAAACCCAAGCGGGTGACGTGTCTGCATTCGTGCCGACCAACGTGATTTCGATTACCGATGGCCAGATCTTCCTGGAAACCGACTTGTTCAACGCCGGTATCCGTCCTGCGATGAACGCCGGTATCTCGGTGTCCCGCGTTGGCGGTGCAGCGCAGACCAAGGTGATCAAGAAGCTCGGCGGTGGTGTACGTCTGGCGCTGGCTCAGTATCGTGAACTGGCTGCGTTCGCGCAGTTTGCTTCCGACCTGGACGAAGCGACCCGCAAGCAGCTTGAGCGCGGCAAGATGGTGACCGAACTGATGAAGCAGGCTCAATACAGCCCGCTCAAGGTTGGCGAACTGGCCGTGACCCTGTTGCTGATTGCCAAGGGCAGCTACGACGATGTTCCAGTTAATCGCGCACTCGCATTCGAATCGGCCTTCCTGGCTGATCTGAAAGCGAACCACGCTGATTTGCTGGCCCGCGTTGATGCCAAGGGCGCCTTGTCGGATGAAGACGAAGCCACAGTGGTGAAAGCCGTGGCCGCGTTCAAAGCCAGCAGCGCGTACTGATTCGGTACTGAAAAAGGAACTGGATCATGGCAGGCGGTAAAGAAATCCGTACGAAGATCAAAAGCGTGAAAAACACGCAGAAGATCACCCGCGCTATGGAAATGGTCGCGACATCCAAAATGCGCAAGGCGCAAGAACGCATGCGTTCGGCCCGTCCTTACGGCGAAAAGATCCGCAACGTAGCGGCTCACCTTTCGCAAGCATTTGTGGACTACCCGCATCCATACCTCCAGAAGCGCGAAAGCGTTAAACGGGTTGGCCTGATCGTGGTTACGTCGGACAAAGGCCTGTGCGGTGGTTTGAATACCAACGTACTGCGCCAGTCCGTCACCAAGATGAAAGAACTGCACCAGCAAGGCGTCGAAGTCGCTGTTACCGCAATCGGTAACAAGGGCTATAGCTTTATGAGCCGTAACGGCGCCAAGGTGATTTCTTCTGCAGTAGCTCTGGGCGATACGCCTCACCTGGAATCCTTGATCGGACCGGTCAAGGTGATGGTAGATGCGTTTATCGCGGGCGAAGTAGACGAAGTCCAGCTGGTGTATACCAAATTCGTCAACACCATGAAGCAAGAGCCGACGGTAGAACAGCTGTTGCCCCTTTCCGGTGATGCCTTTGGGCAACCGGCACACGGCTACAACTGGGAATACCTGTACGAGCCGGATGCAAAGACCGTCATTGACGAACTGATGAATCGCTACGTGGAAGCGTTGATTTATCAAGCCGTGGCGGAAAACATTTCATCCGAGATGGCTGCGCGCATGGTGGCCATGAAGGCTGCAACCGATAACGCCGACAAGGTGATCGGCAACCTGCAACTGCTGTACAACAAGACGCGTCAAGCTGCGATTACCAAGGAACTCTCGGAAATCGTCTCTGGTGCGGCAGCAGTCTGATGCAGGCGGCTAACCGATTGATGCAAGCTATTAGGAACCTACGATGAGCCAAGGCAAAATTGTGCAAATCATTGGTCCGGTTGTGGACGTGGAATTCCCACGCGACAACCTGCCCAAGGTGTATGACGCGCTCAAACTGGCCGAACCTGAACTGACGCTGGAAGTCCAGCAACAGTTGGGCGACGGCGTTGTGCGTGCGATCGCCATGGGTACGACCGATGGTCTGAAGCGCGGTCTTCTGGTATCCAACACCCACGCGCCGATTTCGGTTCCGGTGGGTCTGGCTACTCTGGGCCGTATCATGGATGTGTTGGGTAACCCGATTGACGATGCAGGCCCGGTTGAAACCGAAGCCCGCCGCGCCATTCACCAACTCGCTCCGAAATTCGACGAATTGAACCAGTCTATCGATCTGCTGGAAACCGGTATCAAGGTTATTGACTTGATTTGCCCGTTTGCCAAGGGTGGTAAGGTTGGTCTGTTCGGCGGCGCTGGTGTGGGCAAGACCGTCAACATGATGGAATTGATCAACAACATCGCCAAGGCACACTCGGGTCTGTCCGTGTTTGCCGGCGTGGGTGAGCGTACCCGTGAAGGGAACGACTTCTACCACGAAATGAAAGACTCCAACGTTCTGGATAAAGTGGCGATGGTGTACGGCCAGATGAACGAACCGCCGGGCAACCGCCTGCGCGTAGCGTTGACTGGTCTGACCATTGCGGAAAACTTCCGTGACGAAGGTCGTGACATTCTGTTCTTCGTGGACAACATCTACCGCTACACGCTGGCTGGTACTGAAGTTTCCGCGTTGCTGGGCCGTATGCCTTCTGCTGTGGGCTATCAGCCTACGCTGGCAGAAGAAATGGGTGCTCTGCAAGAACGGATTACCTCGACCAAGGCTGGTTCGATCACTTCCATCCAGGCCGTTTACGTGCCAGCGGATGACTTGACCGATCCGTCGCCTGCAACCACCTTCGCCCACTTGGACGCAACCATCGTGTTGTCGCGTGACATCGCTTCGCTGGGTATCTACCCAGCGGTCGATCCGCTTGACTCCACTTCGCGTCAGCTCGACCCGCAAGTTGTGGGTGAAGAGCACTACAACGTGACGCGTGGCGTGCAGCAGACATTGCAAAAGTACAAAGAATTGCAAGACATCATCGCGATTCTGGGTATGGATGAATTGTCGCCAGAGGATAAGTTGTCCGTGGCTCGTGCCCGTAAAATCCAGCGTTTCCTCTCGCAGCCGTTCCATGTGGCCGAAGTCTTTACTGGTTCACCAGGCAAGTACGTGCCATTGAAGGAAACCCTGAAGGGCTTCAAGGGCATTCTCAACGGTGATTACGACCACCTCCCCGAACAAGCCTTCTACATGGTTGGCGGTATCGAGGAAGCGATCGAAAAAGCCAAGACCTTGCAATAAGGGAGTAGGCTATGGCGATGACCATACATGTTGACGTGGTAAGCGCCGAATCGCTGATTTTCTCTGGTGTTGCTGAATTTTTCACAGCACCGGCAGAAGGCGGCGAAGTCGGTATTTACCCGCGCCATGCGCCTCTCCTGACTCGTATTCGTCCAGGTGCGATTCGCATCAAGCTGGCCAACACACACGAACCGGATGTCATCCTGTACGTGTCTGGCGGCCTGCTTGAAGTGCAACCGCATTCGATCACTGTGCTGGCTGATACAGCCATCCGTGGTGCGGATATCGATGAAGCCAAGGCGCGTGAAGCCAAGGCCAAGGCTGAAGAGGGAATTAAAAACCGCAAGACCCAGATGGACTTCGCTATGGCGCAGGCCGAACTGGTGGAAGCGGTGGCAATGCTCTCAGTCGTGGAGAAGCTCAAGAAACGCGGTCACTAAGACGCGCCATTGTGCGATCCGGAAAAAGCAGCCTGCGGGCTGCTTTTTTTATTTCCGTAGTTTTGCAGTTTCGGCATGGCCGATTGAACGAGTGGTGAGTGCATTTACCAGCGGATCAGCGCGCTTGAGTCGATAATTGCGGCGTTTCCTATGTCACAGCTGCAGCTGACCGGTAAAATGGCGGCTATTGTTTTCCAGGATAAACCCATGTCCCGTCTTGATGTTGTAATCCTCGCTGCCGGCCAAGGCAAACGCATGTACTCGTCCCTGCCCAAGGTTTTGCACCGAATTGCCGGCAAACCGCTGGTGGGGCATGTACTGGACACGGCGCGCGCGCTGCAGCCCGCAAAAACGGTGGTTGTGTATGGCCACGGTGGTGATCAG
This genomic interval from Silvimonas soli contains the following:
- the atpG gene encoding F0F1 ATP synthase subunit gamma; the protein is MAGGKEIRTKIKSVKNTQKITRAMEMVATSKMRKAQERMRSARPYGEKIRNVAAHLSQAFVDYPHPYLQKRESVKRVGLIVVTSDKGLCGGLNTNVLRQSVTKMKELHQQGVEVAVTAIGNKGYSFMSRNGAKVISSAVALGDTPHLESLIGPVKVMVDAFIAGEVDEVQLVYTKFVNTMKQEPTVEQLLPLSGDAFGQPAHGYNWEYLYEPDAKTVIDELMNRYVEALIYQAVAENISSEMAARMVAMKAATDNADKVIGNLQLLYNKTRQAAITKELSEIVSGAAAV
- a CDS encoding F0F1 ATP synthase subunit epsilon, encoding MAMTIHVDVVSAESLIFSGVAEFFTAPAEGGEVGIYPRHAPLLTRIRPGAIRIKLANTHEPDVILYVSGGLLEVQPHSITVLADTAIRGADIDEAKAREAKAKAEEGIKNRKTQMDFAMAQAELVEAVAMLSVVEKLKKRGH
- a CDS encoding F0F1 ATP synthase subunit delta; this translates as MAELITVARPYAEAVFRLGKESGKLDQWSEVLAKLGVIADDKLAQTVASDPRYSAAQVQQLLVELLGAGVSDEVKNFVTLIIENGRFTVLPAIRDLYESYKAAEAGEVEAQIESAFPLNAAQVEELKTSLAQHFKRKVAATTSTNPELIGGVKVTVGDVVIDASIAGKLSELATSLKS
- the atpD gene encoding F0F1 ATP synthase subunit beta; this translates as MSQGKIVQIIGPVVDVEFPRDNLPKVYDALKLAEPELTLEVQQQLGDGVVRAIAMGTTDGLKRGLLVSNTHAPISVPVGLATLGRIMDVLGNPIDDAGPVETEARRAIHQLAPKFDELNQSIDLLETGIKVIDLICPFAKGGKVGLFGGAGVGKTVNMMELINNIAKAHSGLSVFAGVGERTREGNDFYHEMKDSNVLDKVAMVYGQMNEPPGNRLRVALTGLTIAENFRDEGRDILFFVDNIYRYTLAGTEVSALLGRMPSAVGYQPTLAEEMGALQERITSTKAGSITSIQAVYVPADDLTDPSPATTFAHLDATIVLSRDIASLGIYPAVDPLDSTSRQLDPQVVGEEHYNVTRGVQQTLQKYKELQDIIAILGMDELSPEDKLSVARARKIQRFLSQPFHVAEVFTGSPGKYVPLKETLKGFKGILNGDYDHLPEQAFYMVGGIEEAIEKAKTLQ
- the atpA gene encoding F0F1 ATP synthase subunit alpha, whose protein sequence is MQLNPSEISELIKARIQNLSEGAQTATVGTVVSVTDGIVRVHGLSDVMQGEMLEFPGNTFGLALNLERDSVGAVVMGEYTHISEGDEVKCTGRILEVPVGPELVGRVVNSLGQPIDGKGPINAKLSSPIEKIAPGVIARQSVDQPLQTGLKAIDTMVPIGRGQRELIIGDRQTGKTAVALDAIINQKGTGVTCIYVAIGQKASSIANVVRKLEEHGALAHTIVVAAAASESAALQYIAAYSGCAMGEYFRDRGEDALIVYDDLSKQAVAYRQISLLLRRPPGREAYPGDVFYLHSRLLERASRINAVEVEKLTGGEVKGKTGSLTALPIIETQAGDVSAFVPTNVISITDGQIFLETDLFNAGIRPAMNAGISVSRVGGAAQTKVIKKLGGGVRLALAQYRELAAFAQFASDLDEATRKQLERGKMVTELMKQAQYSPLKVGELAVTLLLIAKGSYDDVPVNRALAFESAFLADLKANHADLLARVDAKGALSDEDEATVVKAVAAFKASSAY